Proteins found in one Salvia splendens isolate huo1 chromosome 10, SspV2, whole genome shotgun sequence genomic segment:
- the LOC121751470 gene encoding MADS-box protein SOC1-like has product MVRGKVQMKRIENASSRQVTFSKRRNGLLKKAYELSVLCDADVALIIFSSKGRLYEFSSSNMQKSIEKYLEVTKDRISGLELEQNMQRLKHEAAFMSQKIELLENSQRNLLGHNLGSCSMDELEQIENRLERSINSIRARKVQLYNEETEKLISKEKFLLDENQKLRQKIGLKQNQASEMRREIGSYSKSIERSEAVTTELFIGLPTPCRNIVS; this is encoded by the exons atGGTGAGGGGGAAGGTGCAAATGAAACGAATTGAGAATGCATCAAGCAGGCAGGTGACCTTCTCAAAGCGTCGAAATGGGCTGTTGAAGAAGGCGTATGAGCTCTCTGTTCTCTGCGACGCTGATGTTGCTTTGATCATCTTCTCTTCTAAAGGAAGGCTCTATGAATTCTCCAGCTCCAA TATGCAGAAATCAATAGAGAAATATTTGGAAGTTACAAAAGATCGTATTTCAGGCTTGGAATTGGAACAGAACATGCAG CGCTTAAAGCACGAAGCAGCATTCATGTCGCAGAAGATAGAGCTACTCGAGAATTCCCAACG GAATCTTTTAGGGCATAATCTCGGGTCGTGCtccatggatgaacttgaacaaATCGAGAACCGGCTCGAAAGAAGCATTAATAGCATAAGGGCCAGAAAG GTTCAATTGTACAATGAGGAAACAGAAAAGTTGATATCAAAG GAAAAGTTTTTATTAGATGAGAACCAAAAGCTCAGGCAAAAG ATTGGATTGAAGCAAAATCAGGCATCAGAAATGCGTAGAGAAATTGGGAGTTACAGTAAAAGCATAGAGAGGTCGGAGGCGGTGACGACTGAATTGTTTATTGGCCTACCAACTCCCTGCAGGAATATTGTCTCTTGA
- the LOC121750486 gene encoding uncharacterized protein LOC121750486, whose translation MMAYDQNSMPNDLRPLNIMRTLPEDPRISPATSSGRPVEGYYASPPTDGSPGAVPLVYYPATIPEVGFIPKAFNNAVTGVAGWIQQIVPPPQVQQGVVSGTVVNSSCVYSTSPNCGTLNGCSPLDHASDEGGDHDSLTGRKVKFLCSFGGKILPRLTDGALRYVGGQTRIISVARDILFGDFVRKMEDTYAHNMEIKYQLPDEDLDALVTVSCSDDLENMMDEYEKLVEACSDGSAKLRIFLFLPADLDPVGHLQDGGQRYIEAVNGIGDVFNGRDCIDRKDSIESTISVENSELSGGDNLSHGIGEAAAGNLVPFTTEPALVYGDPNPVPYADSYAATSLSIPMAKTSVGCVMNEQDVERPSVPLASTPVMSYPASSSYYADSHQETSNYAQCPHPQMGFPSQILGTVMASPQHFTSAVRMKMNHPSYIGIRPNIVPAVGQPQQVQMENYPFDNIMSHRLVQGYNVSQGGVYNWQQISHPKQIGFLEGSSTPQPEWITRIEDCQMCQKGLPHAHSDTVVQEQKGSPSSTISDISSMSCNLPLDARTIPHKLENQEPSKVTIPHGVVSGVQVPYGVFMANTHPCSHQNVLVQPKHERSLNSDFVPIGMHLQGRQSPTEYSQKICIDECTSSSYDYKTIADLRNEDSQDNKPHQIPIGEVVGKHTYSSTESYEVMSTPPYSLVGASPLSSDETVGTRATEKEHSVNERNDNVLCSQPRIGSDKGGAHEPFVSASHGVGDILETSAPQFINQDPWNMRPDTHYPPPKPSKIQTKRDHNAGHRDLFVDNNLFNSGQTPTTNSRELVSETTLDDGVNHLSNNLNWDLSPDRSSSNKGSSEEQIKSEIEVVVDGVATPVFHLSLQSNPGSLMSPRSDSTSISHENCDGQPANVDTKHPDEIKTKLSENTNIGSPASGVGRLQIIMNSDLEELRELGSGTFGTVYHGKWRGTDVAIKRINDRCFSGKPLDQERMRDDFWNEAIKLADLHHPNVVAFYGVVLDGPEGSVATVTEYMVNGSLRNALQKNDRILDKRKRLLIGMDVAFGMEYLHAKNIVHFDLKSDNLLVNLRDPHRPICKVGDLGLSKVKCQTLISGGVRGTLPWMAPELLNGSSSLVSEKVDVFSFGIVLWELLTAEEPYADLHYGAIIGGIVSNTLRPIVPETCDPDWRALMEKCWSSEPSERPNFTKIAEDLRAMALKLPSKGQLQRSHPKT comes from the exons ATGATGGCCTACGATCAGAACTCAATGCCCAATGATTTGCGTCCGCTAAATATTATGAGAACTTTGCCTGAGGACCCTAGGATTTCTCCTGCTACTTCTTCTGGAAGGCCAGTTGAAGGATATTATGCTAGCCCACCTACTGATGGTAGCCCTGGAGCAGTGCCTCTAGTTTATTATCCTGCCACAATTCCAGAAGTTGGGTTTATACCTAAAGCATTTAACAATGCCGTTACTGGAGTTGCCGGATGGATACAACAAATTGTGCCGCCTCCTCAAGTCCAACAAGGTGTTGTGAGTGGTACTGTGGTCAATTCGTCGTGTGTATATTCAACCAGTCCTAATTGTGGGACACTAAACGGGTGTAGTCCTTTAGATCATGCTAGTGATGAGGGCGGTGATCATGATTCTTTGACGGGCCGGAAGGTCAAATTCTTATGTAGTTTTGGTGGGAAAATACTGCCACGCTTGACTGACGGGGCATTGAGATATGTAGGAGGGCAGACAAGGATAATTAGTGTTGCAAGGGATATTCTATTTGGTGATTTTGTTCGGAAAATGGAAGATACATATGCACATAATATGGAGATTAAATATCAGCTGCCAGATGAGGATCTTGATGCACTTGTCACCGTTTCTTGTTCtgatgatcttgagaacatgATGGACGAATATGAAAAGTTGGTCGAGGCGTGTTCTGATGGGTCTGCTAAGTTgagaatatttctatttttgccTGCAGATCTTGATCCGGTTGGGCATTTGCAAGATGGTGGACAGAGGTATATAGAAGCTGTGAATGGGATAGGGGATGTGTTTAATGGTAGAGATTGTATTGATAGAAAGGACAGTATTGAGAGTACTATTTCTGTTGAGAACTCTGAGTTGAGTGGGGGTGATAACCTAAGCCATGGTATAGGGGAGGCTGCTGCCGGAAACCTTGTTCCTTTCACTACAGAACCAGCATTGGTTTATGGAGATCCTAATCCGGTGCCTTACGCCGACTCTTATGCTGCTACTTCATTAAGCATTCCAATGGCTAAAACAAGTGTGGGCTGTGTTATGAATGAGCAAGATGTAGAGAGACCTTCTGTGCCTCTTGCATCAACACCTGTTATGAGTTATCCGGCTTCTTCATCGTATTATGCAGATTCTCATCAAGAAACATCCAATTATGCTCAATGTCCTCATCCCCAGATGGGTTTCCCCAGCCAAATTTTAGGGACTGTTATGGCTTCCCCTCAACACTTCACTTCTGCCGTCCGCATGAAAATGAACCACCCCTCATACATCGGTATAAGGCCCAATATAGTTCCTGCTGTTGGTCAACCTCAACAAGTTCAAATGGAGAATTATCCTTTTGATAACATCATGTCACATAGGCTTGTTCAAGGATACAATGTCAGTCAAGGGGGAGTCTATAATTGGCAACAAATTTCACATCCCAAGCAGATAGGTTTCTTAGAAGGGAGCTCGACTCCTCAACCAGAATGGATCACAAGAATAGAAGACTGCCAGATGTGTCAAAAAGGATTGCCTCATGCTCATTCAGATACAGTAGTTCAGGAGCAAAAAGGAAGTCCTTCCAGCACTATCTCTGATATCAGCTCTATGTCTTGCAATCTCCCACTAGATGCTAGAACAATTCCACACAAGCTAGAAAATCAAGAACCTTCTAAGGTGACAATTCCCCATGGTGTTGTAAGCGGAGTGCAAGTTCCATATGGTGTTTTCATGGCTAATACCCATCCGTGTTCCCACCAGAATGTACTTGTCCAGCCTAAACATGAAAGGTCCTTAAACAGTGATTTTGTTCCTATCGGTATGCATTTGCAAGGTCGCCAATCCCCAACGGAGTACTCTCAAAAAATATGTATAGATGAGTGTACTTCATCGTCATACGACTATAAAACTATAGCGGATCTCAGAAATGAAGACTCACAAGATAACAAGCCACACCAGATTCCTATAGGAGAAGTTGTTGGCAAGCACACTTACTCATCCACAGAATCCTATGAAGTGATGTCGACTCCTCCTTATTCACTAGTTGGGGCCAGTCCTTTATCCTCGGATGAAACGGTTGGAACTCGTGCAACAGAAAAAGAACATTCTGTTAATGAACGGAACGATAACGTTTTATGTTCACAGCCAAGAATAGGTAGTGACAAAGGTGGTGCTCATGAGCCATTTGTATCAGCATCCCATGGAGTTGGAGATATCCTAGAGACATCAGCGCCACAATTTATCAACCAGGATCCATGGAATATGCGTCCTGATACCCATTATCCTCCTCCCAAACCAAGCAAGATTCAAACAAAGAGGGATCATAATGCAGGACATCGAGATCTTTTTGTGGACAATAATCTGTTCAACAGTGGACAAACACCAACAACAAATTCTAGGGAGTTAGTGTCAGAAACTACACTTGATGATGGAGTTAACCACCTTTCCAACAATCTTAACTGGGATCTGAGTCCAGATCGTAGTTCGTCCAACAAAG GTTCAAGTGAGGAACAAATAAAGAGCGAAATTGAAGTTGTTGTTGACGGTGTGGCAACCCCGGTGTTTCATTTGTCTTTGCAATCAAATCCAGGTTCATTAATGAGTCCGAGGAGTGATTCTACATCTATATCCCATGAGAATTGTGATGGCCAACCTGCTAATGTAGATACAAAGCATCCAGAT GAAATCAAGACCAAATTATCAGAGAATACAAATATTGGGTCCCCTGCATCAGGCGTTGGCCGATTacag ATTATTATGAACAGTGACCTGGAAGAACTACGAGAACTAGGTTCTGGCACGTTTGGTACTGTTTATCATGGAAAGTGGAGAGGCACCGATGTTGCAATTAAACGTATCAATGATAGATGTTTCTCCGGAAAGCCTTTAGATCAAGAACGCATG AGGGATGATTTTTGGAATGAGGCAATCAAGCTAGCTGACTTACACCATCCTAATGTTGTTGCCTTTTATGGAGTTGTGCTTGATGGCCCTGAAGGCTCAGTTGCAACTGTCACTGAATACATGGTCAATGGTTCTTTGAgaaatgctttgcaaaagaatgATAG GATTCTTGATAAGCGCAAGCGTCTTTTGATTGGCATGGATGTTGCATTTGGAATGGAATACTTGCATGcaaaaaatatagtacatttTGACTTGAAAAGTGATAATTTATTGGTTAATCTCCGTGACCCTCATCGACCAATATGTAAG GTTGGTGATTTGGGACTGTCGAAGGTGAAATGCCAAACGCTAATATCAGGAGGTGTAAGAGGAACACTTCCATGGATGGCTCCAGAGCTTTTGAACGGAAGTAGTAGCCTAGTTTCCGAGAAG GTGGATGTGTTTTCATTTGGAATTGTATTGTGGGAACTTCTAACTGCAGAAGAACCTTATGCAGATCTGCACTATGGGGCTATCATTG GCGGTATTGTTAGCAACACGCTGCGGCCTATTGTCCCGGAAACATGCGATCCTGATTGGAGAGCTCTCATGGAGAAATGTTGGTCGTCTGAACCATCGGAAAGGCCAAATTTTACTAAGATTGCAGAAGACTTGAGGGCTATGGCCCTTAAACTTCCATCTAAAGGCCAACTCCAACGTTCTCACCCCAAAACTTGA